TGGAAATGTCCATCCCCCGAATTTGGTCAATTCTGTCGTATTCAACTTCGGGGAAAATTAATTGTTCTCTAACGCCGAGAGTATAGTTACCACGACCATCAAAACTCTTCGGACTGATACCGCGAAAGTCACGAATTCTAGGTAGTGCCAGGTTGATGAGACGGTCGAGGAAAGCGTACATGCGATCGCCTCGAAGTGTCACCATAATCCCTACGGGCATACCTTGACGAATTTTAAAACCAGCGATCGCCTTTTTAGCTCTGGTGACCACAGGTTTTTGACCTGTAATTAAAGCAATTTCACTTAAAGATGCTTCTAGGGCTTTAGCATTAGAGGCTGCTTCTCCCAAACCTCTGTTTACAGTCACTTTCACCAACTTAGGTGCTTGATGAACGTTGGTGTAGTTAAACTGTTGGATGAGTTTAGGGACAATAGTTTCTTGGTATGTGGTTTTGAGTCTGGTTGCCATAGTTTTGTTTAAACCCCTGGTCTTGGTCAGGGAAATTAAGGATTAGAAATTGGCAAATGCTGCGGAAAATCTACTTATCGAGGATTTCCCCGGTTTTCTTGAGCATTCGCACCTTTTTCCCTTCAGAAGTGAAGGTATAGCAAACGCGACTAGCGACGTTCTGCTTGGTGGAGTAGAGCATCACATTGGAACTGTGGATGGGATACTCGTTGGTGACGATGCTTCCGGACTCGCCTTCTGCTTGGGGTTTTACGTGCTTAGTCTTGATGTTGACACCTTTGACTACCACTTTACTTTCCTGGGGTAAAGCTTTGATGACTTCTCCCACTTTGCCTTTGTCTTTGCCGGCAATCACTTGTACTGTGTCTCCGGTTTTGACGTGCATTTTTTGAAACTTCGGCTTTGCTTTACTGCTAGCCATTACAGTACCTCCGGAGCCAAAGAGACGATTTTAGTAAAGCTTTTATCACGTAATTCCCGTGCTACTGGTCCGAAAACACGAGTTCCTTTGGGGTTACCGTCTTTGTTGATAATCACAGCAGCATTATCATCAAAACGGATGGTCATACCGCTATCACGACGAATGCTGTAGCGAGTACGGACGATTACCGCTTCTACGACATCTGATTTTTTCACAGCCATGTTGGGCTGGGCATCTTTGACTACTGCGATGATGCGATCGCCTACGTGACCATAACGACGGTTTCCCGCACCGAGGACGCGAATACACATCAGCTTGCGAGCGCCGCTATTGTCTGCCACATTCAGGTAGGTCTGGGGTTGAATCACAATTATTCTCCCTTGTTGTTAGTTAACCAACAACTTATTTATTCAAAACTTCTGTGACCTGCCAGCGCTTGGTTTTACTCAGGGGTCTGGTTTCCTGAATCCGCACGCGATCGCCCACTTTGCATTGATTATCTTCATCGTGGGCTTTGTAGCGTCTGGTCTGAACTACAATTTTTCCGTACTTGGGATGGGGAGCGCGGTTTTCTACGGCAACTACTACCGTTTTCTGCATTTTGTCGCTCACTACCAAACCAACTCGTTCTTTTACTGCCATATTCTCCTAGTATGTTGTTAACGATATAACTGTTAACTCCTAACTTTGTTTAGCAACTGCCCGTTTTCTTTCATTCTCTACAGTCAGTAACTGTGATAAACGATGGCGAGCGTGTCTAAATTGGTGAGGTTTCTGTAACTGTCTGGTTGCTTTCTGTAAACGCAGTTGGAATAACTGCTTTTTCACAGCAAGAATCTCCTCGGACAGCTTTTCGTCTGTTAATTCTCTGGCTTCGGAAATTTTGGGAAGTGGCATGACCTACTCCTGCTCTTGTGGCTCTATCTCAGAGCGCGAAATGAACTTGGTTTTGATGGGCAATTTGTAAGCCGCTAGGCGCATGGCTTCACGGGCTGTAGCTTCTGGCACTCCAGCGATTTCAAAGAGAATCCGCCCTGGCTTCACTACTGCTACCCAAAACTCCGGATTACCTTTACCGGAACCCATCCGGGTTTCTGCGGCACGCATTGTTACTGGTTTGTCAGGGAAAATACGTATCCAGATTTTTCCACCCCGACGAATATAACGAGTCATGGCTCGACGGGAAGCTTCAATCTGCCGAGAGGTAATCCAGCATGGCTCCTGTGCCTGGAGAGCAAAGTCACCAAAGTTCAAGCTGCTGCCACGGTTGGCAAGACCTTGCATCCGTCCGCGTTGCTGTTTGCGGAATTTAGTTCTTCTTGGACTAAGCATAATTTGCTAATTGGGAATTGCTATTTGCTAATTGGGTAATATATACCCATTTACCGATTACCCTTCGTTAGAACGGTCTTCAAATTGCTGACGACGACGTTGCTGTTGGCGACGACGGGGTTCCCGTTCACGCGGACCAGATGGTGCTGGGGCTTCTTCCTGTCCGGGAATAATTTCTCCCTTGAATACCCAAACTTTGATACCAAGAATACCGTAGACAGTTTTCGCAGTGCAGTAGGAATAGTCAATGTCTGCCCGGAGAGTATGCAAAGGTACTCTACCTTCACGAGTCCACTCGGTACGAGCAATTTCCGCTCCGTTTAACCGACCACCTACTTGTACCTTGATGCCTTGGACTCCTGCCCGTTGAGCGCGTTGGATTGCTTGGCGGACAACACGGCGGAAAGACACCCGACGTTCTAACTGTTGAGCAATGAATTCCGCAATTAAGTAGGCATCAGCGTCTACTTTTTGCACTTCCACAACGTTGATACGGATTTGACGGTTGCCGCCTAATAAATCCTGAAGTCCTGTACGTAGGGATTCAATTCCTTGACCCCCACGACCGACAACTACGCCCGGTCTAGCGGTTCTAACCTCTAGGTCAATTTGGTCAGCTTTACGCTCAATTCTTACCTCAGATATGCCGGCGTTGTTTTGAGCATAACGACCAAGTTTGCTTTCGATGTAGTTACGCAGTTTGTAGTCTTCCTGTAGTAATTCGGGATAACGACTAGGTTCTGCAAACCAGCGAGATTGGTGCTCTTGGGTAATACCCAAACGAAAACCAACTGGATGTATCTTTTGTCCCACGAGTGCTTCCTCTAAAATTTTTTTTATGAAAGACTTTTACTCCTGTCTGCTACTTCCCGCCTATTCTGCTGCGGGGTCTGTAGCAACAGCCAGGGTGATATGACAGGTTGGTTTGCGAATCTGGTAGGCTCGTCCTTGTGCCCGTGGTTGGAACCGCTTCAGAACGGGTCCTTGATCAGCATAGGCTTGAGTAATTTTTAAGGAAGCTCTATCTAACCCAGCATTATGTTCGGCGTTGGCTGCGGCACTTCTGAGTAATTTCAGAACTGGGTCACAGGCTCGATAGGGCATGAATTCTAGAATAATCAATGCTTCCCGATAGGAACGCCCACGAATTTGGTCTAGGACACGCCGTACTTTGAAAGGAGACATCCTGACAAATTTGGCGATCGCTTTTACTTCTTTAGTATCAACTGCCATAGTTTTCTCCGTATTTAGTCAATAGCCAGTGGTCAATAAGGAAGTGACTCTTGACTAATGAACTACCTTCCTGCTTTTTTATCTTTGGTATGACCTCTGAAGGTGCGTGTAGGAGCAAATTCTCCTAACTTGTGACCCACCATCTGCTCATTGACAAAAACGGGGACGTGTTGACGACCGTTGTGAACGGCGATCGTGTGACCTACCATTTCGGGCAATATGGTTGAAGCTCGTGACCAAGTTTTGATCACTTCCTTCTTATTAGCATCGTTGAGCTTTTCAATTTTTCTCAGTAGGTGATCCGCAACAAAGGGACCTTTTTTTAGTGAACGACCCATAATACGATTTTGGCGATTTTGGATTTTGGATTTTGGCTGAAAAACTGAGATTTTTGGGATTGGGGATGGTTCAAAACATCTCAGGCAACAAGCCCAATTTGCCCATCCTCAACCGCAAATCTGAGCATTTTAAGATTCACGTCCACCACGTCCCCGTTTGGAGGACTTACGACGACGACGGACAATCAATTTGCTACTAGCTTTCTTGGGTTTCCGTGTCTTCGCACCTAGAGCTGGTTTACCCCAAGGAGTTACAGGACCGGATCTACCGATGGGAGCTCTACCCTCACCACCACCATGGGGGTGATCTACGGGGTTCATCACACTACCACGAACCTGGGGACGGCGACCTTTCCAACGGGTACGACCAGCTTTACCTGCACTGAGGTTACGGAATTCAGAGTTCCCTACTTGTCCAATGGTGGCGTAGCATTCACGACGTACCATTCTGACTTCTCCAGAAGGTAGTCTCAAGGTGACATAATTACCTTCTTTTGCCATTACCTGGGCGCTAGCACCTGCGGCACGGACTATTTGACCACCTTTACCGGCTTTTAATTCCACATTATGGACACTAGTACCTAGGGGAATGTTTGCCAAGGGTAAAGCGTTGCCATCTTCGATGGGAGATTCGGGACCGGAAATAACGGTTGTGCCGACTTTTAACCCTGTGGGATGGAGAATATAACGTTTTTCGCCATCTTGGTAAAAAAGTAGGGCAATGCGGGCGTTACGGTTGGGGTCGTATTCAATTGCTGCAACTTTGGCAGGAATATTCAACTTATCGCGCTTAAAGTCAATGATGCGGTAAAGACGTTTATGTCCACCACCACGATGACGAATAGTGATGCGACCTTGGTTGTTACGACCTTTGGCGCGATGAACAGAGATTGTTAAGGACTTTTCTGGCTCGGTTTTGGTAATTTCCGCAAAGTCGGAAATTGTCACCTGGCGCGTACTGGGGGTATAGGGGCGATAGGAACGAGTACCCATAATCTAAATTTTGGTTTTCCGATTTTTGATTTTGGATGTATTGCCGGAGATTGGGGAAATTTCGGACTTGGGTGCTCCCAAATCTCAAAATTTCTAGACTTCTGGGAATAGAACTTGTCTAATCTTCTCTTCGTCCCCAGGGGCTAGGGTGATAATGGCACGTTTGTATTGGGGTTTAAAACCGATGAATCTACCCACACGACGCTTTTTACGGGGCGGTTGGGTGGTGTTAACCTTTACCACTTTGACATCAAACAGAGTTTCAATCGCAGCTTTAATGTCTGGCTTCGTGGCTTTCGGGGAGACTTCAAAGGTGTATTTATTCTGTTCCATCAACATGGTCGCCTTTTCAGTGACGATGGGGCGACGCACTAGGTCGGGTAGGTTACGGGGGTCGAAGTTAGTCACTGTAGACCTCCTGAATTTTCTCTAATGCGGATGCGGTGATCACAATTTTGTCAGCATGGAGCAGGTCGAAAACATTAAGTTGATCAGCAATCATCAACTTCAAGTTTTCAATATTCCGTGCAGAAAGATATATATTTTCAGTTCTTTCGGGCAGAATTAATAGGGTTTTGTTGCCTGGTTCTGAACCCCAACGGGCGATCGCGGCAACTAATTCCTTGGTTTTGGGACGAGATAACTGATCGCCAAATTCTTCTACGACTATCAAATCTTCTGCTCGACCAGCAAAGGCTGTTCTCAAAGCTAACCGCCGCTCTTTGCGGTTCATCTTCAAATCAAATTCCCTGGGTTTGGGTCCGAAAATGACACCACCACCCCGCCAGAGGGGAGAACGGGTAGAACCAGCTCTTGCCCGACCTGTACCTTTTTGCCGCCAAGGTTTGCGACCACCACCTCGAACTTCTGAACGGGTCTTGGTGCTAGCTGTTCCTTGACGGGCATTATTTAGTTGTCTTACTAAAGCTCTATGTACGACATGAGCTGCTGTTGTTTCCTTGGCAACCCGCAAGTCAAAGCTTTTCTGCCCGACCTGCTCTCCTTGCCAATTTTTCACTACACATTCAACCATTTTGAATCCTTAGTCATGAGTCATGAGTCATTAGTCGCTAGTTAAATAACTATTGACTATTTCCCAACTTTCTTTGTAGGAACAATATTGAGCAAGGTGCCGGGTTTACCAGGAACGGCTCCTTTGATCAGAATTAAGTTGCGCTCTGTGTCTACTCGCACTACGGTCAATTTCTTGACGGTGACACGGCAACCACCCATACGACCTGCTAAACGTTTACCAGGATAAACACGACCAGGGGTAGTACCTGCACCGATAGAACCGGGCGCTCTGTGGTTTTTGGAACCGTGGGACATGGGTCCACGTCCGAAATTATTGCGTTTTTGGTTACCAGCAAAACCACGACCAATACTAGTACCAATGACATCTACAATCTCACCAGCGCTGAAGATATCTGCCTTAATCTCTTGACCAAGGTTATATTCGCTGGCGTTGTCAATGCGATACTCACGCAAATGACGGAGGGATGGAGCAGAGGATTTCGCTAAGTGTCCCAATTTGGGCTTACTTAACGCCTTAGGCTTAACTTCGCCAAAACCAACTTGGATGGCGGAGTAACCGTCGGTCTGCTGTGTTTTGACTTGGGTGACTGTGCATGGACCCGCTTGAATGACGGTGACAGGAATAGCTACTCCTCCCTCGTCAAAGACTTGGGTCATACCCAGTTTGGTGCCGAGAATACCTACAGACACAGTTACTGGTTCTCCTTATTTAATTCGCTGTGAAGAAAGCGGATTTCCGATAGGCAGCAGCAAACAATACCCTTGTGGCGTTCCTCTGAAACAGAGATGCCTGTGAAGTCGTGGCGGCAAGGTATAAGCGGCTACAACTTCTCCGGGTGATCACCAAGCTGACTGCTCATGACAAATTCGCTGATTTAGCTAGGAATTGAGCTATCAGATTCAAAAGCTTTTCTCCTGTAACTTGGACTGGAGGAGCTAATTTCTGATTTTCTCTGCAAGGCTTATAGCTTTGCGGTTCGTGCAACAAAGCTGATGAATGAGCTTTTGTTCTGGCACTTTTACTTAAGATGCGGTTGGACTTAAACAGATGATTCTGCTCAGTATCCTATATAACTGCACTTAGGGTAACCGTAATGTGGATAACCTACATTACTTTGGGCTTGAGCTTGACTAATTCCTTTCAGTCAGGCTGAAAGCTTTTTTAGTTTATCAATCTTTTGCCTTCTCGACTAGCTTATTCCCAGGAAATTTTTATCTTCAGGAGTTTGCTAGTGACGGGGAAAACAAAGTTTTAACTATTTGCTTTGGTCACAATCCGATATTGTAGCTTGTTTAGTAAATTTTGTCTATCAATATTTGTGCTATGGCTGTTGAGGTATTTTTGATGCTGAACGTCTAATCTATACTTTGTACGTGTTTTTGCTTATTTAAAAAGTAAAGCATTAAATATTATACTATCAATTGACAGTGTCAAAAAAATAAATTTAGTTTTCACAGGCATCTAGGCGACTTACACAAAGATTTTTATAAAAGATTTAGTTGTTTTTTATACTTTTGTGCTTAAGAAGAAAAATGAAAGTCATCTACCAAGTTTTAACAACGGCTGCAATTACCTGGACTCTGTTATCAGGGAGAGCGATCGCCGGCACATTTACCATTGGTCAAAACTTCACGGGTACAACCCTAAAAGAAGTAGAAACCCTAAATGGATTTTCTGTGACTCCCCCAGACATCATGGGAGCAGTGGGAAAGAATCACTTTGTGGAATTTACCAACGGTGTTTTTGCCATCTACGACAAAACCAACGGAACAAACCTGAAAAAGACCAGTAGCTTTGATTTTTGGCATCAGATTGCTGGGGTAGAAATTCCTGATAATTTTCTCAGTACTCCCCGAATGTTATTTGATTCTCACAGCGATCGCTGGTTTGCTGTCCAACTAGATTTTTCTGAGCAAGGAAACAAATCCAATAATTTTCTTCTGGCTGTTTCCCAAACTGCTGATCCCACAGGGGGATGGAAGGGATGGAAAATCAACACAGACCCCACAAATACAACATTTGCGGAATTTCTCAATCTAGGTTTAGATGCTGATGGAGTTTATCTAGCTGCCAACACCTTCAACACCAGTGATTTTTCCTCTAGTCAAACCTTAATTTCTCTATCGAAATCAGATTTACTTTCTGCAACACCAACCATTGCCAACAGAAAGACTTTTAACTCTCTGGATGCAAAAAAATTTGGAGCAACCATACAACCAGTTATCAACCAGAGCAAAAGTGATGGACATACAACCTTACTAGGGGTAGACAGCAATGTGCAACAACTGGGAACTGGCAAAACCATCAAAAAAACCCAGCTAGGAAATAATTCCATTCTGACAACAAATGATATCTCGGTGAATAGCTACAACTTGTCACCCCTAGCTGTACAACCGAATAAAACTGCCCTGGACAGTGGTTTAAGTGACTTTAGCAGTAGTATTTATCAAGTTGGTAAGAGTATCTGGACAGTTCAGACTGTAGAGGTAGGAGGTAAATCTGCCATTCGTTGGTATGAAATCGATGGGGAAACAAACAAAATCCTGCAATCCGGAACAATTGCTGACTCTGGGTATGATTACTTCTTCCCTTCCATTGCTGTCAACGAATTTGGAGATGTGGTGATTGGTTTCAGTCGTTCGGGACTCACGGAATATATTAGTAGCTACGCAGTGGTGGGGCAAACAGTCAATAAAATTACCACTTTTGCGGCTCCCCAATTGCTCAAAGCTGGAACCAACAACTATAATTTATCAGGTGACGGCAAAGAAAAGTGGGGAAACTACAGCGCTACAAACCTTGACCCCAGTGACCCCTACAGTTTTTGGACAATCCAAGGATTTGCTGCTGGTACAGATAATTGGGGTACACAGATTACCCAAATCAAAATTAATCGTACTATTCCTAATCCTTCCGGAGTGATTACTCAACCCACTAAAAGCATTCCGGAAGCGGGTTTATGCTGTGGATTGCTCACTGTTGCGGTTGTTGGTGTGGGGTTCGGAAAGAGAAAAGTGAGTTAGGGGAAAGGGTATTTTTTGTCACCCATTACCCATTCCCTAATTTACCCAATATCATCTATAAGTTAATCCTGTAACTTCATAGAGCAGTTCAAGGGCAATAATAGAGATATCTGAGTGGGATAGGACAAAAATCTATGGCACTAATTACCACTGGTAGTGGTTTTATTCGTGATTTGGAAAAACATGGCGCTGTTGGCGTGTATGTTCCTCTAGAAGGCGGTTTTGAAGGTCGCTACCGTCGCCGTCTGCGTGCTAAAGGTTACACAACCTATAGCATTACTGGCAGAGGTTTAGGAGATGTGGCTGCTTATTTGACAGGTGTTCATGGTGTTAGACCTGCTCATTTAGGTAAGCGAAGTGTTGCTAGCGGTGCAGCAGTTGGTGAAGTTTACTATATTCCACCGATTGTTGATACTTTAGTTGCGCAACTGCCACCCAAGTCTAAGGGTTTAGTGTTGTGGATTATTGAAGGACATATACTCTCCGATGACGAAATAGAGTATTTGGCGAATTTGCACAAGATTCAACCCAAGGTGAAAGTGGTGATTGAGCGAGGTGGCGATCGCGTTTTTCGCTGGCAACCCTTAGAAAAGACTTTATTGGCTAGTTAATTATTAGTCATTCCTTGATAGTCATGGTTTTATAAACATAACCAAAGTGATATTAATTCCATGGCTATCAACTCGTCAAAATACCCACAAGTACACGTAATAACTCTTCTAAACCTTCAGGTACGCGATAAAGTTTAATATCTTGTATGACCAGTCTTTCTTGGCGATAAAATATTCCAAAGCGCCAATCTTCCCCATTTGTCACTGCACCATATAACATAGAATTATCAGAATTGACCCACTGGTCTAGGGCAATTAATTCCACCGCTAACTGAGTAAAACCCCTACTTAAATCTGATTGTTTAGCTTCAATAACCAATAAGTTTTGAGACGATGTAATATAATAATCAAGGTTGCCCTTCAATAACTCATTCACATTAATGGGATACTCAATGTTGAGTTGATTCTCTGTCTGACCACAAACCTCTAATAAGATAGGAGCGATTAAAACCTCTCGCTTTGCAGTTTCACTAATGGGATTGACACGGAGAATATTACGTTGTAAGTAACGTTGTAAAAAATCTAGATAATTTAATTCTCCCCTATATAATGGTAGCTCTAACATAGAGCGTTGATAGGTACAGCCCAATTCTGATAAAATGTCACCCGGCGCATAGGGCAAATCAAAATACTTACTAAAGGTGTAAGACTGACCAGCTTGAAGAATAGGCAAGCGGCTCATAGGAAAAATTCTCTAATTTTATTTGCTCTGTTTGTTATATATTATCTCCCATTGCTGTATTGCTGTTTCACTCACTACTGACTGTGCATATTCTGCCAGCATCCGGTGCCCATGGGCTGTCGGATGGATATCATCCCAAAATAAATAATCTTCTGGATTAGAGCAAACAGTGAATATTCTGCGATTAAAACAAGGTTGGGTAACGTTAATAAAGCCATATTTGACTGGTTGATTAATTACATCTTGAAATAGGGAATGAATATCGAGAAGAATAATCTTGACATGGGGATTTTTCTCAGACAATATTTGTACAGCAAGACGCAAATTTGCATTATGGCTATTACTGCGTTCTGTGCTAATATTAGATGTACCTAAGGCTATCTCTTGGGGTATTTTTCCTAAATCTGGTAAGTTAGGAATAATTAAATTGCGTGCGCCTCTATCAATGAGTATTTGAGCAGCATTAGAAATATTATTCACTACAAATTGAGTATCT
The Calothrix sp. 336/3 DNA segment above includes these coding regions:
- the rplE gene encoding 50S ribosomal protein L5, with translation MATRLKTTYQETIVPKLIQQFNYTNVHQAPKLVKVTVNRGLGEAASNAKALEASLSEIALITGQKPVVTRAKKAIAGFKIRQGMPVGIMVTLRGDRMYAFLDRLINLALPRIRDFRGISPKSFDGRGNYTLGVREQLIFPEVEYDRIDQIRGMDISIITTAKTDEEGRALLKEMGMPFRDQ
- the rplX gene encoding 50S ribosomal protein L24, with translation MASSKAKPKFQKMHVKTGDTVQVIAGKDKGKVGEVIKALPQESKVVVKGVNIKTKHVKPQAEGESGSIVTNEYPIHSSNVMLYSTKQNVASRVCYTFTSEGKKVRMLKKTGEILDK
- the rplN gene encoding 50S ribosomal protein L14, giving the protein MIQPQTYLNVADNSGARKLMCIRVLGAGNRRYGHVGDRIIAVVKDAQPNMAVKKSDVVEAVIVRTRYSIRRDSGMTIRFDDNAAVIINKDGNPKGTRVFGPVARELRDKSFTKIVSLAPEVL
- the rpsQ gene encoding 30S ribosomal protein S17; translation: MAVKERVGLVVSDKMQKTVVVAVENRAPHPKYGKIVVQTRRYKAHDEDNQCKVGDRVRIQETRPLSKTKRWQVTEVLNK
- the rpmC gene encoding 50S ribosomal protein L29 → MPLPKISEARELTDEKLSEEILAVKKQLFQLRLQKATRQLQKPHQFRHARHRLSQLLTVENERKRAVAKQS
- the rplP gene encoding 50S ribosomal protein L16, whose amino-acid sequence is MLSPRRTKFRKQQRGRMQGLANRGSSLNFGDFALQAQEPCWITSRQIEASRRAMTRYIRRGGKIWIRIFPDKPVTMRAAETRMGSGKGNPEFWVAVVKPGRILFEIAGVPEATAREAMRLAAYKLPIKTKFISRSEIEPQEQE
- the rpsC gene encoding 30S ribosomal protein S3 — encoded protein: MGQKIHPVGFRLGITQEHQSRWFAEPSRYPELLQEDYKLRNYIESKLGRYAQNNAGISEVRIERKADQIDLEVRTARPGVVVGRGGQGIESLRTGLQDLLGGNRQIRINVVEVQKVDADAYLIAEFIAQQLERRVSFRRVVRQAIQRAQRAGVQGIKVQVGGRLNGAEIARTEWTREGRVPLHTLRADIDYSYCTAKTVYGILGIKVWVFKGEIIPGQEEAPAPSGPREREPRRRQQQRRRQQFEDRSNEG
- the rplV gene encoding 50S ribosomal protein L22 — translated: MAVDTKEVKAIAKFVRMSPFKVRRVLDQIRGRSYREALIILEFMPYRACDPVLKLLRSAAANAEHNAGLDRASLKITQAYADQGPVLKRFQPRAQGRAYQIRKPTCHITLAVATDPAAE
- the rpsS gene encoding 30S ribosomal protein S19, whose translation is MGRSLKKGPFVADHLLRKIEKLNDANKKEVIKTWSRASTILPEMVGHTIAVHNGRQHVPVFVNEQMVGHKLGEFAPTRTFRGHTKDKKAGR
- the rplB gene encoding 50S ribosomal protein L2 encodes the protein MGTRSYRPYTPSTRQVTISDFAEITKTEPEKSLTISVHRAKGRNNQGRITIRHRGGGHKRLYRIIDFKRDKLNIPAKVAAIEYDPNRNARIALLFYQDGEKRYILHPTGLKVGTTVISGPESPIEDGNALPLANIPLGTSVHNVELKAGKGGQIVRAAGASAQVMAKEGNYVTLRLPSGEVRMVRRECYATIGQVGNSEFRNLSAGKAGRTRWKGRRPQVRGSVMNPVDHPHGGGEGRAPIGRSGPVTPWGKPALGAKTRKPKKASSKLIVRRRRKSSKRGRGGRES
- a CDS encoding 50S ribosomal protein L23 codes for the protein MTNFDPRNLPDLVRRPIVTEKATMLMEQNKYTFEVSPKATKPDIKAAIETLFDVKVVKVNTTQPPRKKRRVGRFIGFKPQYKRAIITLAPGDEEKIRQVLFPEV
- the rplD gene encoding 50S ribosomal protein L4, encoding MVECVVKNWQGEQVGQKSFDLRVAKETTAAHVVHRALVRQLNNARQGTASTKTRSEVRGGGRKPWRQKGTGRARAGSTRSPLWRGGGVIFGPKPREFDLKMNRKERRLALRTAFAGRAEDLIVVEEFGDQLSRPKTKELVAAIARWGSEPGNKTLLILPERTENIYLSARNIENLKLMIADQLNVFDLLHADKIVITASALEKIQEVYSD
- the rplC gene encoding 50S ribosomal protein L3 produces the protein MSVGILGTKLGMTQVFDEGGVAIPVTVIQAGPCTVTQVKTQQTDGYSAIQVGFGEVKPKALSKPKLGHLAKSSAPSLRHLREYRIDNASEYNLGQEIKADIFSAGEIVDVIGTSIGRGFAGNQKRNNFGRGPMSHGSKNHRAPGSIGAGTTPGRVYPGKRLAGRMGGCRVTVKKLTVVRVDTERNLILIKGAVPGKPGTLLNIVPTKKVGK
- a CDS encoding NAD(P)H-quinone oxidoreductase subunit N, which produces MALITTGSGFIRDLEKHGAVGVYVPLEGGFEGRYRRRLRAKGYTTYSITGRGLGDVAAYLTGVHGVRPAHLGKRSVASGAAVGEVYYIPPIVDTLVAQLPPKSKGLVLWIIEGHILSDDEIEYLANLHKIQPKVKVVIERGGDRVFRWQPLEKTLLAS
- a CDS encoding SGNH/GDSL hydrolase family protein yields the protein MFKIAAKTPTSALVLTILFFPVLLPLKALADSFDQFFIFGDSLSDNGNLYRITRGYFPPQPYYRGRASNGIVWVEILGQKLKINNDKIKNFAVIGSTTTNRNAIDEKTSYLIPSLPSQVKDFTASPNQPSSQAIFVLWAGANDYLAQPQNLRATDTQFVVNNISNAAQILIDRGARNLIIPNLPDLGKIPQEIALGTSNISTERSNSHNANLRLAVQILSEKNPHVKIILLDIHSLFQDVINQPVKYGFINVTQPCFNRRIFTVCSNPEDYLFWDDIHPTAHGHRMLAEYAQSVVSETAIQQWEIIYNKQSK